Proteins encoded together in one Gemmatimonadetes bacterium T265 window:
- a CDS encoding ferredoxin--NADP reductase, producing the protein MPGETHPIVDITVIGAGPAGLFASFYAGMRQATAQVVDALPQLGGQLTALYPEKYIFDVAGFPQVLAKDLVKSLADQAGRWNHPAHLNRRVTGLREEENGEGRPHFVLETTDGEFPTRALVIAAGIGAFSPRRLPQPVAEGWYGRGIYDVVTSPDDYRGQHVVIIGGGDSAFDWGTQMVGKAAHVTIVHRSDRFRAHGATVAEFNGYVDEGRASLFTFHELADVRVHEGGERFSHLVLKDVKAKTTREVEADVVLPMLGFVSDLGPLAEWGLTLDKDEICVNSRMETGRPGIYAAGDVTAYPGKLKLIASGFSEAAIAVNQAVHWIHPEKKVTPGHSSNMMVFGQKDD; encoded by the coding sequence ATGCCAGGAGAGACGCATCCGATCGTCGACATCACGGTCATCGGCGCCGGCCCCGCGGGGCTGTTCGCCTCGTTCTACGCGGGCATGCGCCAGGCGACCGCGCAGGTGGTCGACGCGCTGCCGCAGCTCGGCGGGCAGCTGACGGCGCTGTACCCGGAGAAGTACATCTTCGACGTCGCGGGCTTTCCGCAGGTGCTCGCGAAGGACCTCGTGAAGTCGCTCGCCGACCAGGCGGGACGCTGGAACCACCCGGCGCACCTGAACCGCCGCGTCACGGGGCTCCGCGAGGAGGAGAACGGCGAGGGCCGCCCCCACTTCGTGCTCGAGACGACCGACGGCGAGTTCCCGACGCGCGCGCTGGTGATCGCGGCGGGGATCGGGGCGTTCAGCCCGCGGCGCCTGCCGCAGCCGGTCGCGGAGGGGTGGTACGGGCGCGGGATCTATGACGTGGTGACCAGTCCGGACGACTACCGCGGCCAGCACGTCGTGATCATCGGCGGCGGGGACTCCGCGTTCGACTGGGGGACGCAGATGGTCGGCAAGGCCGCGCACGTGACGATCGTCCACCGGAGCGACCGGTTCCGCGCGCACGGGGCGACGGTCGCGGAGTTCAACGGGTACGTGGACGAGGGGCGGGCGTCGCTCTTCACCTTCCACGAGCTGGCGGACGTCCGCGTGCACGAGGGCGGCGAGCGGTTCAGTCACCTCGTGCTGAAGGACGTGAAGGCGAAGACGACGCGCGAGGTCGAGGCCGACGTGGTGCTCCCGATGCTCGGCTTCGTGAGCGACCTCGGGCCGCTAGCGGAGTGGGGGCTGACGCTCGACAAGGACGAGATCTGCGTCAACTCGCGGATGGAGACCGGGCGGCCGGGGATCTACGCGGCGGGCGACGTGACGGCGTACCCGGGGAAGTTGAAGCTGATTGCGTCGGGATTCTCGGAGGCGGCGATCGCGGTGAACCAAGCGGTGCACTGGATCCACCCCGAGAAGAAGGTGACGCCGGGGCACAGCTCGAACATGATGGTGTTCGGGCAGAAGGACGACTGA
- a CDS encoding peptide ABC transporter permease, which translates to MGAYVLRRLLLAVPTLAGVVVVTFLLLFVAPGDPVQEMVGERADPATIARLRHELHLDEPLPAQFAHYAGGVLRGDLGRSFITDRPIARDVAERFPKTLLLAGTAMLFASAAGVALGVLSARRPGGPADRLALGAAYLGISFPVYWVGLLAILLFAVRLRWLPASGYAPGLAGAKYLVLPALALGTRSVAFLARVTRSAMLEVLGGEYVRTARAKGLAERAVVAKHALRNALIPVVTVLGLDFGYYLTGSILTETIFSWPGIGRYVVNAIGRRDLPAIQGSVLFLSGIFVLVNLLTDVAYAKADPRVRYD; encoded by the coding sequence ATGGGCGCCTACGTCCTCCGCCGCCTCCTCCTCGCCGTGCCCACGCTGGCCGGCGTCGTCGTCGTCACCTTTCTGCTCCTCTTCGTCGCCCCCGGCGACCCGGTCCAGGAGATGGTCGGCGAGCGCGCGGACCCGGCCACCATCGCCCGCCTCCGCCACGAGCTGCACCTCGACGAGCCCCTCCCCGCGCAGTTCGCCCACTACGCCGGCGGCGTCCTCCGCGGGGACCTCGGCCGCTCCTTCATCACCGACCGCCCGATCGCCCGCGACGTCGCCGAGCGCTTCCCGAAGACGCTCCTGCTCGCGGGCACGGCGATGCTCTTCGCCTCCGCCGCCGGCGTCGCGTTAGGCGTCCTCTCCGCCCGCCGCCCCGGCGGCCCCGCCGACCGCCTCGCGCTCGGCGCCGCCTACCTCGGGATCTCCTTCCCCGTCTACTGGGTGGGCCTGCTCGCGATCCTGCTCTTCGCCGTGCGCCTCCGCTGGCTCCCGGCCTCCGGCTACGCCCCCGGCCTCGCCGGGGCGAAGTACCTCGTCCTCCCCGCCCTCGCCCTCGGCACCCGCTCGGTCGCCTTCCTCGCCCGCGTCACGCGCTCCGCAATGCTCGAGGTGTTAGGCGGCGAGTACGTCCGCACGGCCCGCGCGAAGGGGCTCGCCGAGCGCGCGGTCGTCGCGAAGCACGCGCTCCGCAACGCGCTGATCCCCGTCGTCACGGTCCTCGGCCTCGACTTCGGCTACTACCTCACGGGCAGCATCCTCACCGAGACGATCTTTTCGTGGCCGGGGATCGGCCGCTACGTCGTCAACGCGATCGGCCGCCGCGACCTGCCCGCGATCCAGGGGAGCGTACTCTTCCTGAGCGGGATCTTCGTGCTCGTGAACCTGCTCACAGACGTCGCGTACGCGAAGGCCGACCCGCGCGTGCGGTACGACTGA